From Desulfobacterales bacterium, the proteins below share one genomic window:
- a CDS encoding phosphatidate cytidylyltransferase: protein MHLKRWLTSIVAIPVLAAFLYYAPPGLFTLFIGLIAGIALWEYYRIVFRNLEPAAGVIIPLWGGLIGLGLLFAAYASAWHILPELIIVNTLGTALFSLFRFKAHTDVVDVVAKEIQGLVYVPLALATLVLLRLDTEGVQWIFFLLFVVFAGDVGAFYAGRFFGRHKLSPAISPGKTVEGAVGGILANIGVGYGFMLLFLPHLSIAGCFFFFITVGIAGQAGDLFESEFKRVKGVKDSGTILPGHGGLLDRIDALLFAAPTAYLFKTYILPFF, encoded by the coding sequence ATGCATTTAAAACGATGGCTCACCAGCATTGTTGCTATTCCGGTTCTGGCCGCATTTCTCTATTATGCCCCGCCCGGCCTGTTTACCCTGTTTATCGGGCTGATCGCCGGCATCGCCCTATGGGAATATTACCGGATTGTATTCAGAAACCTGGAGCCGGCCGCAGGGGTTATTATCCCCCTATGGGGCGGGCTTATCGGACTGGGGCTGCTTTTTGCCGCCTATGCCTCGGCCTGGCATATCCTCCCTGAATTGATTATTGTTAACACACTGGGCACGGCCCTGTTTTCCCTTTTCAGGTTTAAGGCCCACACGGATGTCGTGGATGTAGTGGCCAAAGAGATTCAGGGGCTTGTCTATGTCCCGCTTGCCCTGGCCACGCTGGTTCTGCTAAGGCTTGACACGGAAGGGGTGCAATGGATCTTTTTTCTCCTGTTTGTGGTGTTTGCCGGTGATGTGGGGGCCTTTTATGCGGGACGGTTTTTCGGCCGCCATAAGTTAAGCCCGGCCATCAGCCCGGGCAAAACCGTTGAAGGCGCGGTCGGGGGGATTTTGGCAAACATCGGCGTCGGCTACGGCTTTATGCTCCTTTTTCTGCCGCATCTCTCCATTGCCGGGTGTTTCTTTTTTTTCATCACAGTGGGGATAGCCGGTCAGGCCGGGGATCTCTTTGAGTCTGAATTCAAGCGGGTCAAAGGGGTCAAGGACTCCGGAACAATTCTGCCGGGCCATGGCGGGCTTTTGGACCGCATTGATGCCTTGCTTTTTGCCGCGCCGACCGCATATTTGTTTAAGACTTATATTTTGCCGTTTTTTTAA
- a CDS encoding 1-deoxy-D-xylulose-5-phosphate reductoisomerase, which yields MKNISILGATGSIGRNTLAVAAMFPDRFAVKALTAKNNIELLADQIAHFKPELAAVYDESGARKLKELLPAGARTEVVVGDKGYEAAAALAGVDVVVSAIVGGAGLLPTLAAIRAGKDIALANKETLVMAGGLVTREAARAGAEIRPVDSEHSAIFQSLCGNRREDLRKVLLTASGGPFRNLPRERFPLITPNDALAHPTWEMGAKISIDSATLMNKGLEVIEAAHLFDVSHHLIEVVIHPQSIVHSMVSYCDGSVIAQMGLPDMKGAIAYALSGPERLQMQIPPPDFTSLGELTFEAPDMESFPCLDLAYKACDAGGTMPAVLNGANEVAVAAFLKEQIGFLQIPRVIAAAMAAHEAVLSPVIEEILHADRWAREKALQWVAENGGGLVS from the coding sequence ATGAAAAATATCTCCATACTGGGTGCCACCGGCTCCATCGGCCGGAACACACTGGCGGTTGCCGCCATGTTTCCGGACCGCTTTGCGGTTAAGGCCCTGACGGCCAAGAACAATATTGAGCTTCTGGCAGACCAGATCGCTCACTTTAAGCCGGAGCTGGCCGCGGTCTATGATGAATCCGGCGCCCGGAAATTAAAGGAACTATTGCCCGCCGGGGCCCGGACCGAAGTTGTGGTCGGTGACAAAGGCTATGAAGCGGCCGCCGCATTGGCGGGTGTGGATGTGGTGGTATCCGCCATTGTGGGCGGGGCCGGACTCCTTCCCACACTGGCCGCCATCCGGGCCGGAAAGGATATTGCCCTGGCCAACAAAGAAACCCTGGTGATGGCCGGCGGCCTCGTCACCCGGGAGGCGGCCCGGGCTGGTGCAGAGATTCGGCCGGTGGACAGCGAGCACAGTGCTATCTTCCAATCCTTATGCGGCAACCGGCGGGAAGATTTAAGAAAAGTGCTGTTAACCGCATCCGGCGGCCCGTTTCGGAATCTGCCCAGAGAGCGGTTTCCCCTGATCACCCCGAATGATGCCTTGGCACATCCCACCTGGGAGATGGGCGCCAAGATCAGTATTGATTCCGCCACCCTGATGAACAAGGGGCTTGAAGTCATCGAAGCCGCTCATCTTTTTGATGTTTCCCATCACTTAATCGAAGTGGTGATTCATCCCCAAAGCATTGTCCATTCGATGGTGTCCTACTGTGACGGATCCGTGATCGCCCAGATGGGGCTGCCGGACATGAAAGGCGCGATCGCCTACGCCCTTTCCGGCCCCGAACGGCTGCAAATGCAGATCCCCCCGCCGGATTTCACCAGTCTCGGGGAGTTGACGTTTGAAGCCCCGGACATGGAAAGCTTTCCCTGCCTGGATCTGGCCTATAAAGCCTGTGATGCCGGCGGCACCATGCCGGCGGTTTTAAACGGCGCCAATGAAGTGGCGGTGGCGGCATTTTTAAAGGAGCAGATCGGATTTCTCCAGATTCCCCGGGTGATTGCCGCGGCCATGGCAGCGCATGAAGCGGTCTTATCACCGGTTATCGAGGAGATCCTGCATGCGGATCGATGGGCCCGGGAGAAGGCGCTTCAGTGGGTGGCGGAGAACGGCGGAGGGCTTGTTTCATGA